GGATTGCACCGCCTGCGGTCATTCGCTGTCCCGCTACGATTTGCAGCAGCGATTGGTAACAATGAACGCGCAATTCCTGGCTTACCAGGCAGCCCACGCGCCCGACGGCGATGCGGACTTGGACGGCACGGACCTGGGCGCGTTCCGCGTTCCCGATTGCCCGTGCTGCGACGGCCTGCTGAAACCGGCGGTGACGTTTTTCGGGGACTCGGTGCCCACCGCGCGGGTCAATCGCATCTACCAACGTTTGAGCGAGTCCGATGCCCTGCTGGTGATCGGCTCATCGCTGATGGTCTATTCCGCCTTTCGCTTTTGCCGTGCCGCCAATGAGCAGCAAATCCCCATGGTCGCCATCAACTTGGGACGGACACGGGCCGATGAGATGCTGCGCTTTAAAATCCCCATGCGCTCGGGCGAGGCGCTCACGGCGCTGGCCCGACGCCTGGCGCCTTCGGCCGGCTAAAGACTTATACCGCCTCGGTGCCCGACCGGGCGTGGTTGACCTGGCTGATCTGGTCGTTGAGGGTCCAATAGTCGTAGATAATGCCGATGAGAAAAAGCCCGCCGGTCAACAGATATATCAGCCCTGTCACCCATTTTCCCTGGTAGAAGCGGTGAATGCCGAATATCCCTAAAAAGGTGAGCAGTATCCACGCAACGTTGTAGTTGACCGGCCCTTCCACAAAACGCGCTTCGGCCTGACGGTCCATGCCGGGAATCAAAAGCAAATCGATAATCCAGCCGATAAAGAGCAGCCCCAGGGTAAAAAAGTAAATGGTTCCGCTCACGGGCTTGCCGTAATAGAAACGATGCGACCCCATAAAGCCGAAAATCCACAGAATGTAGCCGACGACGATGCTATGGGTGTTGGGCATGAAAAACTCCTCACGAGGTTGTTGGGTTCATTGTGCCGCAGAACCGGGGTGACATCGCAAGCGCGAGGATGAGTTGATCCTTATTTGCTGCCCATCTCCGCGGGCGCGCTTCCGTTCCCAAGGCCCAGGGCTTTTCCAAAGGCGCTTATCGATGCGTTAGTCGATGTTTCGTGGCAATATGGCAACCGGTTTGACGCTCCCCGAAAACGATTAGGGAGGGTTTATTTAGCAAGCGATTCCCACGCGAAGTCACACGGTAAAAACATGCCTTACTCGGAAACTCGACAACGGCGACGGCCGTCATGGCCAAAGATGGCACTTTTGTTTATCGTCGTATTGGTGACCAGTACGGGTATCTATGGATCCTTGAAAACCCTAGACGATG
This window of the Pseudomonadota bacterium genome carries:
- a CDS encoding TM2 domain-containing protein yields the protein MPNTHSIVVGYILWIFGFMGSHRFYYGKPVSGTIYFFTLGLLFIGWIIDLLLIPGMDRQAEARFVEGPVNYNVAWILLTFLGIFGIHRFYQGKWVTGLIYLLTGGLFLIGIIYDYWTLNDQISQVNHARSGTEAV
- a CDS encoding NAD-dependent protein deacetylase produces the protein MQPLAKAENNCFEQLLQFVEDHPRLMILSGAGCSTESGIPDYRDHEGQWKHRQPMRHDEFMTSHRARQRYWAGSMIGWPRFAAAQPNAAHVALVHLETAGYVHQLVTQNVDGLHQRAGSQRVIDLHGRLDRVDCTACGHSLSRYDLQQRLVTMNAQFLAYQAAHAPDGDADLDGTDLGAFRVPDCPCCDGLLKPAVTFFGDSVPTARVNRIYQRLSESDALLVIGSSLMVYSAFRFCRAANEQQIPMVAINLGRTRADEMLRFKIPMRSGEALTALARRLAPSAG